Proteins encoded together in one Impatiens glandulifera chromosome 1, dImpGla2.1, whole genome shotgun sequence window:
- the LOC124921248 gene encoding chaperone protein dnaJ 49-like has protein sequence MESNKDEAVKCVSIAKEAIAAGNKQRALKFIGIARRLNHNLSVDDLLSACEDLDSASSRNEKPISRSKSEPASSIVDEISNVGRSYTEEHVQLIRQVNRSMGYYEILGVEKNCSADEIKKAYRKLSLKVHPDKNKAPGSEEAFKKVGKAFKCLSVEDSRRQYDQTGLVDEFENNQQTNNVRRRRRRTGNDFFDDDFDPDEIFRTFFGQSDVFGSARGVYRTRRRTTRTNQHQRGDNEGGGVGPMLIILQIIPFMLIILLAYLPFTEPDYSLQKNQSFQLPMMTEKHDVEFFVKSQEFDQKFPPGSSARAEIETNVIKDYKNMLSRYCHIELQRRQWSRNFPTPYCNKLQSFGVAAAS, from the coding sequence CAAAGACGAAGCCGTAAAGTGTGTTTCCATTGCCAAGGAAGCAATTGCTGCAGGGAATAAGCAGCGTGCGCTCAAATTCATTGGTATTGCTCGTCGTCTTAATCATAATTTGTCTGTTGATGATCTTCTGTCTGCATGTGAAGACCTAGATTCAGCTTCTTCCAGAAATGAAAAACCCATTAGTAGGTCGAAGTCCGAACCAGCTTCCTCCATTGTTGATGAAATCTCGAATGTGGGAAGGAGTTATACTGAGGAACATGTGCAATTAATCAGGCAGGTCAACAGGAGTATGGGTTACTATGAAATCCTTGGAGTGGAGAAGAATTGTTCAGCAGATGAAATCAAGAAGGCTTACAGGAAACTATCTCTGAAAGTTCATCCAGACAAGAACAAGGCACCTGGATCAGAGGAAGCCTTTAAAAAAGTTGGAAAGGCGTTCAAGTGTTTGAGTGTCGAAGATTCAAGAAGACAGTACGATCAGACAGGTTTAGTGGATGAGTTTGAAAACAATCAGCAAACAAACAATGTAAGGAGGCGTAGGAGGAGAACAGGGAATGACTTTTTCGACGATGATTTTGATCCAGATGAGATATTCAGGACATTTTTCGGTCAGAGTGATGTGTTTGGTTCGGCTCGTGGTGTTTATAGAACTAGAAGAAGAACAACAAGAACAAATCAACATCAGAGGGGGGATAATGAGGGTGGTGGAGTTGGACCAATGTTGATTATTCTTCAGATTATTCCTTTTATGTTGATAATCTTGCTTGCTTACCTTCCTTTCACAGAACCTGATTATTCTCTACAAAAGAACCAATCTTTTCAGCTCCCCATGATGACCGAGAAACATGATGTGGAGTTTTTCGTTAAGTCGCAGGAATTTGACCAAAAGTTTCCTCCAGGAAGTTCTGCTCGAGCTGAGATTGAAACTAATGTGATAAAAGACTACAAAAATATGTTGAGCCGCTACTGTCATATAGAACTACAGAGGCGGCAGTGGAGCAGAAATTTTCCGACTCCTTATTGCAACAAGTTACAGTCCTTTGGAGTAGCAGCAGCATCATGA